The following proteins come from a genomic window of Novosphingobium aromaticivorans DSM 12444:
- a CDS encoding phosphotransferase family protein yields the protein MTQAPMDAQTAFTGTVAPEGADRLDEASLTRWFETNVAGFQGPLAVSKFKGGQSNPTYRIDSPSGPYVLRRKPFGKLLPSAHAVDREYKVQAGLSGSGFPVAPQYGLCTDDSVIGSWFYVMGCVNGRTIWDGAMPGATPEFRRATYDAMVDTLADLHAVDVEKAGLSDFGKPGNYFGRQVDRWTKQYRLSETETMPEMERLIEWLPATLPEQTRTSVVHGDYRIDNMIFHPTEARVIAVLDWELSTLGDPLADFTYLCTAWVQDNGGRSGVQDLDRKALGIPELDQVVARYCERTGRDGLPDLDWYMAYNFFRLAGIIQGIKKRVIDGTASSAHAKAMSERVRPLAELAMSFAVKAGA from the coding sequence ATGACGCAGGCTCCCATGGACGCGCAGACCGCCTTCACCGGCACGGTTGCACCCGAAGGCGCCGACAGGCTGGACGAAGCCAGTCTGACCCGCTGGTTCGAGACGAACGTGGCAGGCTTCCAGGGCCCGCTTGCCGTCTCGAAGTTCAAGGGCGGCCAGTCGAACCCGACCTACCGGATAGACAGTCCTTCGGGACCTTACGTCCTGAGGCGCAAGCCCTTCGGCAAACTGCTGCCCTCGGCCCATGCCGTGGACCGCGAATACAAGGTACAAGCCGGACTTTCCGGAAGCGGCTTTCCGGTGGCCCCGCAGTACGGCCTGTGCACCGACGATTCGGTTATCGGGTCGTGGTTCTACGTGATGGGCTGCGTCAACGGACGGACGATCTGGGACGGCGCGATGCCGGGAGCGACGCCCGAATTTCGCCGCGCGACCTATGACGCGATGGTCGATACGCTCGCCGACCTGCATGCGGTCGACGTCGAAAAGGCCGGACTGTCGGATTTCGGCAAGCCCGGTAACTACTTCGGCCGACAAGTCGATCGCTGGACCAAGCAGTACCGGCTTTCAGAAACCGAAACGATGCCGGAGATGGAGCGGCTGATCGAGTGGCTGCCCGCCACCTTGCCGGAACAGACCCGCACCAGCGTGGTCCATGGCGACTACCGCATCGACAACATGATCTTCCACCCGACCGAAGCGCGCGTCATCGCGGTGCTGGACTGGGAACTGTCGACGCTGGGCGACCCTCTGGCGGACTTCACCTACCTATGCACGGCCTGGGTGCAGGACAATGGCGGCCGTTCCGGCGTCCAGGACCTCGACCGCAAGGCGCTGGGCATTCCCGAACTGGACCAAGTCGTCGCCCGGTATTGCGAGCGCACGGGCCGCGATGGGCTGCCCGATCTAGACTGGTACATGGCCTACAACTTCTTCCGCCTTGCCGGGATTATCCAGGGCATCAAGAAGCGGGTCATCGACGGCACGGCGTCGAGCGCCCATGCCAAGGCCATGTCCGAACGCGTGCGCCCGCTGGCGGAACTGGCGATGAGCTTTGCGGTGAAGGCCGGGGCCTGA
- a CDS encoding TetR/AcrR family transcriptional regulator: MSNSNGTLRSRHAALTRSLILDAAIALLTEEDAAELSVRSAAQRAGMSERTVFRYFPARDDLLDAVAAEMNARLAPPPVPERVEDLPGYPEAIFARFEATAPLTRAALRSEVYERIRSGDLVRRGETIRRLVDEAAPHAPDAMRRLVAANIHYHVVASTWHYYRARFGFSAADAVAAARLAIEHALAGLATEKRPVA; this comes from the coding sequence ATGTCAAATAGTAATGGAACGCTCCGCTCGCGCCATGCGGCGCTTACCCGTTCGCTCATCCTGGACGCGGCCATCGCGCTGTTGACCGAGGAGGACGCGGCCGAGCTTTCGGTGCGCTCCGCCGCACAGCGGGCCGGCATGTCCGAACGAACGGTCTTTCGCTATTTCCCGGCACGCGACGACCTGCTCGACGCCGTCGCGGCGGAAATGAACGCACGCCTCGCCCCGCCCCCGGTGCCGGAACGCGTCGAAGATCTGCCCGGTTATCCCGAGGCAATCTTCGCCCGGTTCGAGGCGACCGCGCCGCTGACCCGCGCCGCGCTGCGCAGCGAAGTCTACGAGCGCATCCGCAGCGGGGACCTTGTCCGGCGCGGGGAAACGATCCGGAGGCTGGTGGACGAAGCCGCGCCACACGCGCCCGACGCAATGCGCAGGCTGGTCGCGGCCAACATCCACTACCACGTCGTCGCATCGACCTGGCATTACTATCGCGCGCGGTTCGGCTTCTCTGCCGCCGACGCGGTGGCGGCTGCGCGGCTGGCCATCGAACACGCCCTGGCAGGGCTCGCCACGGAAAAACGGCCCGTCGCCTAA
- a CDS encoding acyl-CoA dehydrogenase family protein, which yields MDFEPTERQKYWRDRVRQFVEDNIRPRHGDYKAEAGTADRWKVIQTIEQEKARAKAAGIWNLFMPPRNSGHHHVDETFAFEGPGLTNLEYALCAEEMGRIGWASEVFNCSAPDTGNMEVLHRYGTLEQKERWLRPLMNGEIRSAFLMTEPQVASSDATNIETSIRREGDEYVINGRKWWSSGAGDPRCEIAIVMGKTDFEAKRHQQQSMVLMPLDAPGVNIIRHLPVFGYDDAPHGHMEIELKDVRVPVTNMLLGEGRGFEIAQGRLGPGRIHHCMRTIGVAEEAIAKMARRLQSRVAFGKRVSEQSVWEQRIAQARIDIDMTRLLCLKAADMMDKVGNKAAALEIAMIKVQAPNMALRIIDDAIQAHGGGGVSADFGLAESYAHMRTLRLADGPDEVHARAIARIEFARHADMPQADRGFSSGDLGVAR from the coding sequence ACCGACCGAGCGCCAGAAGTACTGGCGGGACCGCGTCCGCCAGTTCGTCGAGGACAACATCCGCCCGCGCCATGGCGACTACAAGGCGGAAGCCGGCACGGCCGATCGCTGGAAGGTCATCCAGACCATCGAACAGGAAAAGGCCAGGGCCAAGGCGGCCGGCATCTGGAACCTGTTCATGCCTCCGCGCAACAGCGGCCACCATCACGTCGACGAAACGTTCGCGTTCGAAGGTCCGGGCCTGACCAACCTCGAATACGCGCTCTGCGCCGAGGAGATGGGCCGCATCGGCTGGGCCAGCGAAGTGTTCAACTGCTCCGCGCCCGATACGGGCAACATGGAAGTGCTGCACCGCTACGGCACGCTGGAACAGAAGGAGCGCTGGCTGCGCCCGCTGATGAACGGCGAGATCCGCTCTGCCTTCCTCATGACCGAGCCGCAGGTCGCATCGTCCGACGCGACGAACATCGAGACCTCGATCCGCCGCGAAGGCGACGAATACGTGATCAACGGCCGCAAGTGGTGGTCGTCGGGCGCGGGCGATCCGCGCTGCGAGATCGCCATCGTCATGGGCAAGACCGATTTCGAGGCAAAGCGTCACCAGCAGCAGTCGATGGTCCTGATGCCGCTGGACGCGCCGGGCGTGAACATCATCCGTCACCTGCCCGTGTTCGGCTACGACGACGCGCCGCACGGCCACATGGAGATCGAACTCAAGGACGTGCGCGTCCCGGTCACCAACATGCTGCTGGGCGAAGGCCGCGGATTCGAAATCGCGCAGGGCCGCCTCGGGCCGGGCCGCATCCACCACTGCATGCGCACCATCGGCGTGGCCGAGGAAGCGATCGCCAAGATGGCACGGCGCCTCCAGTCGCGCGTCGCCTTCGGCAAGCGCGTGTCCGAACAGTCGGTCTGGGAACAGCGCATCGCGCAGGCCCGCATCGACATCGACATGACCCGCCTGCTTTGTCTCAAGGCAGCCGACATGATGGACAAGGTCGGCAACAAGGCCGCCGCGCTCGAAATCGCGATGATCAAGGTCCAGGCGCCGAACATGGCCCTTCGCATTATCGACGACGCGATCCAGGCCCATGGCGGCGGCGGCGTCTCGGCGGACTTCGGCCTTGCCGAAAGCTATGCCCACATGCGCACGCTGCGCCTGGCCGACGGACCGGACGAAGTCCACGCCCGCGCAATCGCCCGCATCGAGTTTGCCCGCCATGCCGACATGCCGCAGGCCGACCGGGGCTTCAGCTCCGGCGACCTCGGCGTGGCACGTTGA
- a CDS encoding class II 3-deoxy-7-phosphoheptulonate synthase, with the protein MAKNWTADSWRGHEGRHLPTYPDAEKLNEVETTLTSFPPLVFAGEARALKADLAQVAAGKGFLLQGGDCAESFAEFHPNNIRDTFRVLLQMAVVLTFASKQPVVKVGRMAGQFAKPRSSPVEKIGDVELPSYLGDNINGIDFTPESRIPDPERMLRAYSQAAATLNLLRAFAGGGYANLRQVHQWTLDHIGKSPWAAKFSEMADKIGESLDFMEACGVDPSTVPQLQGTSFYTSHEALLLQYEEAMTRQDSLTGEWYDTSAHMLWIGDRTRFEGSAHVEYLRGVGNPIGMKCGPSLTPDALLRMLDTLNPGREAGRITLISRFGHDKVEAGLPPLVRAVTREGHPVVWSCDPMHGNVIKADNGYKTRPFDRILTEVKGFFAVHRAEGTHAGGIHIEMTGRDVTECTGGAVAITQEGLADRYHTHCDPRLNAAQSIELAFLMAEALNQERAERKAEAA; encoded by the coding sequence GTGGCAAAGAACTGGACTGCGGATTCGTGGCGCGGGCATGAGGGGCGGCATCTGCCGACCTATCCGGACGCCGAAAAGCTGAACGAGGTCGAGACGACCCTGACGAGCTTTCCGCCGCTGGTTTTTGCCGGCGAGGCGCGCGCGCTCAAGGCCGATCTCGCGCAAGTGGCTGCGGGCAAGGGTTTCCTGCTCCAGGGCGGGGACTGCGCCGAAAGCTTCGCCGAGTTCCATCCGAACAACATTCGCGACACGTTCCGCGTGCTGCTGCAGATGGCGGTCGTGCTGACGTTCGCCAGCAAGCAGCCGGTGGTGAAGGTTGGCCGCATGGCCGGCCAGTTCGCCAAGCCGCGTTCGTCGCCGGTGGAAAAGATCGGTGACGTCGAACTGCCGAGCTACCTTGGCGACAATATCAACGGCATCGATTTCACCCCCGAGTCGCGGATTCCCGATCCCGAGCGCATGCTGCGCGCCTACAGCCAGGCGGCGGCGACGCTGAACCTGCTGCGCGCTTTCGCGGGTGGCGGCTATGCGAACCTGCGCCAGGTCCACCAGTGGACGCTCGACCACATCGGCAAGAGCCCCTGGGCGGCGAAGTTCAGCGAGATGGCCGACAAGATCGGCGAGTCTCTCGACTTCATGGAAGCCTGTGGCGTCGATCCCAGCACCGTCCCGCAGCTTCAGGGCACGAGCTTCTACACTAGCCACGAAGCGCTGCTGCTGCAGTACGAAGAAGCGATGACGCGCCAGGATTCGCTGACCGGCGAATGGTACGACACCAGCGCGCACATGCTCTGGATCGGCGACCGTACTCGCTTCGAAGGATCGGCCCACGTCGAATACCTGCGCGGCGTCGGCAATCCCATCGGCATGAAGTGCGGTCCTTCGCTGACGCCTGACGCCCTGCTGCGCATGCTGGATACGCTGAACCCCGGTCGCGAGGCCGGTCGCATCACGCTTATCAGCCGCTTCGGGCACGACAAGGTCGAAGCCGGCCTGCCGCCTCTGGTGCGTGCCGTAACGCGCGAGGGGCACCCGGTAGTGTGGTCGTGCGATCCGATGCACGGCAACGTGATCAAGGCCGACAATGGCTACAAGACGCGTCCGTTCGACCGCATCCTGACCGAGGTGAAGGGCTTCTTCGCGGTGCATCGCGCCGAGGGAACCCACGCTGGTGGCATCCACATCGAGATGACCGGCCGCGACGTGACCGAGTGCACCGGCGGTGCGGTGGCGATCACCCAGGAAGGCCTGGCGGACCGTTACCACACCCATTGCGACCCGCGCCTCAACGCGGCGCAGTCGATCGAGCTCGCTTTCCTGATGGCCGAAGCGCTCAACCAGGAACGCGCGGAGCGCAAGGCCGAAGCGGCCTGA
- a CDS encoding Zn-dependent alcohol dehydrogenase, with the protein MKAAVLVEPGKPLDIQHLSVSKPGPHEVLIRTAACGLCHSDLHFIEGAYPHPLPAVPGHEAAGIVEAVGSEVRTVKVGDAVVTCLSAFCGHCEFCVTGRMSLCLGGDTRRGAGEAPRLTRTDDGSAVNQMLNLSAFAEQMLVHEHACVAINPEMPLDRAAVIGCAVTTGAGAVFNAAKLTPGETVCVVGCGGVGLATVNAAKIAGAGRIIAVDPMPEKRELAMKLGATDVMDAGPDAAAQIVEMTKGGVHHAIEAVGRPASGDLAVATLRRGGTATILGMMPLAHKVGLSAMDLLSDKKLQGAIMGRNHFPVDLPRLVDFYMRGLLDLDTIIAERIPLEGINDGFEKMKQGHSARSVIVFDQ; encoded by the coding sequence ATGAAAGCCGCCGTACTCGTCGAACCGGGCAAGCCGCTGGATATTCAGCATCTCAGCGTGTCCAAGCCCGGCCCGCATGAAGTCCTTATCCGCACCGCAGCCTGCGGGCTGTGCCATTCGGACTTGCACTTCATCGAAGGTGCCTATCCCCATCCGCTGCCCGCGGTGCCGGGGCACGAGGCGGCGGGGATCGTCGAGGCGGTCGGCTCGGAAGTGCGCACGGTCAAGGTGGGTGACGCGGTCGTCACCTGCCTGTCCGCGTTCTGCGGTCATTGCGAGTTCTGCGTGACCGGCCGGATGTCGCTGTGCCTTGGCGGCGACACCCGGCGCGGCGCGGGCGAGGCACCTCGCCTTACCCGCACCGACGACGGCAGCGCCGTGAACCAGATGCTCAACCTCTCGGCCTTTGCCGAACAGATGCTGGTGCACGAACATGCCTGCGTGGCGATCAATCCCGAGATGCCGCTCGACCGCGCGGCGGTGATCGGCTGCGCGGTCACCACTGGCGCGGGTGCGGTGTTCAACGCGGCGAAGCTGACCCCGGGCGAGACGGTCTGCGTGGTCGGCTGTGGCGGCGTCGGCCTTGCCACGGTCAACGCCGCGAAGATCGCCGGCGCAGGCCGGATCATCGCGGTGGACCCGATGCCGGAAAAGCGCGAACTGGCCATGAAGCTGGGCGCGACCGATGTGATGGACGCGGGACCCGATGCGGCGGCACAGATCGTCGAGATGACGAAAGGCGGCGTCCACCATGCGATCGAGGCCGTGGGGCGTCCGGCATCGGGCGACCTTGCGGTCGCGACGCTGCGCCGCGGCGGCACCGCCACGATCCTTGGCATGATGCCGCTGGCACACAAGGTCGGACTTTCCGCGATGGACCTGCTGTCGGACAAGAAGCTGCAGGGCGCCATCATGGGCCGCAACCACTTCCCGGTGGACCTGCCGCGCCTGGTCGACTTCTACATGCGCGGCTTGCTCGATCTCGACACGATCATTGCCGAACGCATCCCGCTCGAAGGGATCAACGATGGCTTCGAGAAGATGAAGCAGGGCCATTCCGCCCGCTCTGTCATCGTGTTCGACCAATGA